Within the Duncaniella freteri genome, the region CGGTCGTTGCTGAACACCAATATTTGCCTTGGTTGTCATAGACATAGCACCGTACTTCTTTGAGGTGACTATCGTAGCAAATACATCTTTGTAGGTGATTCGGGCGTTCACTCTTTGCATCTCGCCACTTCATGCGCTGACCTTTAGTGAGGTCATTCAGCAATGAAGTGCCGCCCTCGATGCTGACTTTGCCAGCATTCCAATCGATGATTGATTTTTGTTTTTGATTTTCCATGTTCAGATATTTGTGTCGATTGTGAGATAGGGCATACCACCGGGGAAGCACTGCCAAAATTCACGAGTGAGTAAGAATTTGACTGCGCCTATCGCTATGCC harbors:
- a CDS encoding DUF551 domain-containing protein, with the translated sequence MENQKQKSIIDWNAGKVSIEGGTSLLNDLTKGQRMKWRDAKSERPNHLQRCICYDSHLKEVRCYVYDNQGKYWCSATTEVHDPDGDNHVSDYADYRITHWMLMPEPPKGGEA